The genomic region TACAAGCCTCGGGTGTGAAGGTGATGGGCATGCTAGGTGGTGCTTGTAAGGGCAGCTATGCACGCCTGGATGCCGATCAAGAGACATTTGATCGGTACTACGGTCCTGTGAAAGACATGATTCGAGAGCGTGGGTTGGACGGTCTGGATCTGGATGTCGAAGAGGAAATGACCCTGGGAGGAATCGTGCGGCTGATAGACCGTCTACGCAGCGATTTTGGGCCAactttcatcatcaccctgGCACCAGTCGCCATGTCTCTTCTTGACTTTACCAAGAATCTCAGCGGCTTTGACTACGAAGCTCTCGAAGTGATGCGCGGTCGTGATATCGCCTGGTACAACACACAATTTTACTGCGGCTGGGGAGATTGCAGTAATCCCCTTATGTACGATCTCATAGTCCGCAAGGGCTGGCCACCCGAGAAGATCGTCATTGGACTTGTCACCAACCCTGAGAACGGAAGCGGCTATGTGCCGATGAACCCTCTCAACATGGTGCTCACGACGCTACGGGGGCGATATGGATCGTTTGGGGGAATCATGGGCTGGGAGTACTTCAACAGTTTGCCTGGAGGAAAAGAACGGCCGTGGGAATGGGCCAGGGAGATGACCAAATTGTTGAGAGGGCATTTGTTGTCGGCACCTGCACAGGCTACACAACCAGTGCAATCGGCGGCGGTAGAAAGTGGTTCGAAAGCAAAGAACGAAGACGTGGATCCAGATGAACCTGGTGGACAAGATGCACCAGTGCCAAAACAGTTTGACTACTACTCGGATGGGCTTGATGATTAGACCCAGAAAGTAATCTGGCCCAGAGACAGATGACTTACATATTGCGGGCTATAGCGACTATATAGACCTTCGCAATTCATACGATGAAACGAATAGACCTATGTTATAGAGGCAGTCCGCTCGTGAACAAGCTCTTAATATCGCTTGTACAAAGGATGGTACTACTCTTTTCAACAAGTTCCGTCATTCTCAGCACGATTTGTTTCATACGACTCAGGGCAAGATATATTTATGCCAACTATGTAGAAGTTATGATCGCTTGCCCAATCCCTGTTCCGGGTAAATGAATCTTTTCGGCTTCAAGCTGGCACAATGCCTGTCACCAAATGCGGCTAAGCACATTCAACAGCCCACATGGATCTTAACACTTACAACAAAGCCGTGGGGCTTTGGGAGATGAGTCGTCAGCTTTGCAACTTCCTGCCAAAATGAGGGTCGGGTTGAGATCTGGTGCTCAGTTGCTAGCTCAGATCCAGTCATTCCGTCTCGCTGCTGGTGCCACCATAATTGTGCTCATCGTCAATGCTCAATATCTCCGAAGCATCCTCGTGACAACATCACGATATATGCACCACTTGCTTTCGAAGGTTTTTTTCAATGCTTCTCGGGCGTTTTCCGGGTTCAAGTACGATGACAGAATTTTGGATCAGCATATACGCTTGATTCATCTATCAGATTCAGCATCCGGCTCATCTCCTAGCCTCAAACTCCATACCTTCAAACTCGATGAATGTCCGCCATACATCGCCCTGTCTTACACCTGGGGTCCAATTACGCAGAACACAATCTTCGACCAGGGTACAATTCTTCTGAATGCAAGGTCATTTCGAGTGTTGCCAAATTTACACAATGCAATCAAGCAATTATACATCTCAAGATCAGGCCAGTACCTCTGGGTCGACGGGATCTGTATCAACCAGAGAAGTCTCCCCGAGCGCTCTGCCCAAGTAGCAATAATGGATCTCATATACAACGGAGCCGCCGAGACAATAATATGGCTTGGTCTTGCCACAGATGAAACCGCTAGGGCTGTCGAGCTCGTTCAGAACATCGCGAAAGGCGCTGAGTCTAAGATCATAGAATGGGGAAGGGTCCAGTCATACGGCGATGCTTATATCATGGATGACTCTGAGCTTCTAAAAAGAAATGGCCTTCCAAATCTTACCGAGAACGATTGGCTGACTCTTCGAGATATCTACACAAGGCCGTGGTTCGGACGTGTCTGGATGCTTCAAGAAGTTGCCCTCTCTCGCAGTCCAAGAGTTCTCATCGGCCATCACGAGACAGCATGGGATTCTGTTGGCGATACAGCTGGGCTGATAAACATGTCCGGCGCTCTTATCGGTCTGTTTACTGTGGGCTCCGGATCAGAAACCGCACCTTTGATCTACTCTCTCGTCCATGCTGCTGGCCTTCATGTTACTCGCCAATGGACCCAGGACAAAAATAGTCGGTACAAAGAGATCCTGAGAAGTATTGATTATTCTGTTGGGATACGCCAAAATCATCCTAAAAAGCTGCTGCTCGAGCTATTGCTAAGTAGCATCGGATTCAAGGCGACTATTCCCAGAGATCGTGTTTACTCTCTGCTGGGAATCGTAAACTTCATGGAGCGTGCGAAAGGGAGACCTCGACTCGACGTCATTGTAGACTACAAATCTCCTGAAAATGACATCCTTATAGATCTGGGCATCAGCTTCTATACAGAAACAAAATCTCTACATCTCCTATCCCTCGCCGGTATCACCAGCCGTGCCGTGCCAACTGACTTGCCAACATGGATCCCCTCTTTCGAAAATGTTCACGTCCCTGTTCTTGGCCCCAGCTATACCAGAATGCTTCCATTCGATGCCGCCGCGGGCAAAGAAGCAGACTTCACAATTGACAGGTCTCTCTTCCATCTAAGCATTGAGATATTTAGTCCTCATCTTGGTACAATCGAAGAGCTCGGCGAGAGCTGGTCTGATGTTATCCGAGGGAAGTTTAACGACacgatgaagatgcttcTTCACTGCGGCACAACCTACATACCTACGGGCCAACCAATAGTTGAAGCTTTCTGGCGGACTCTTATTATGGACTGCGACTTATCTCAGAGGCCTGCACCATCATATCTCGCCAAGTCCTTCTCTAAGTGgatgcttcttctcaccaTCCAAGCCCTGATCTCTTATCAGCAACAGAATCCATCTATATACGATCAATTCGATGCCCTAGAGCCTCTTTGGACCCTGGCTAACACTCGAGACTCTACTAATACGCTACCCAAATCTGGTGATATTATCCCGTTATTGTTTGAACTTGGCTTACGCCACGACCCTAGTGTTCGAGTTGACACTGATTCGGAAAAGGCTGCCAAGTTCGCTTCTTGGGGCAAGTCATCCGCTCCCTTCGAAGCCTTATTACGTGTCAATCTTGCTGCAAGAAGACGTATTGCGAGAACCATTCGAGGCTACTTGTGTCTAGTTCCACTTCAGGCCAAGGCAGGGGATAAAATCATGATCGTTGCTGGCTGTGCAGCCCCATTGGTCCTTAGAAGATCGGGTCCTTCAGAGAGCctctttgagcttgtcggCGATGCTTACGTTCACGGTGCTATGTTTGGAGAGCACATCACTGGCGAGTCCTCCTGGAGAGATGTTCATCTAGTTTGAAAAGTAGCGTCAGTCGGCCCGTCACGTAAATCTTCTTAACAAACTTCAGTTGTGTTTGCAGTGAATGATATAACTATGGTTCATCATAGAGTAGAGTAAAGTCGTTGAAATAAATATCGAGAAACGAAGGAATTAATACCATATTAGCCACCAAAATTGATCATCCCCTTCTCATTCCTCATAAGCCACATGCCCACCACACGCCGCTAAACTCACGACACACAGAAGACGGATGAAAGATACTACCCTCCCGTTTTACCAGCATGCCATCCACGGACTGCACTGGGCCTGAATGTTGTAGCTGTTGTAGAGAGGGTAAGTTCCCTTGACAGCTTCCAGAACTGGATCAAAGAACTCCTTGTTGAATCGGTCAGATTGGCAAGACGAGCAGGGGCCAGTGAGGAAATTGTCGTATGTAGTGTTGTACGCGAGGTAGCCGATGGTTTTCTGATGAGAAACATCAATGGCCTGCAGACTGAAAGATTCAGGCATGACTACCCAATGATCCGCTGTGGAGTTGCGCTTTCCTGGTATGGTTGGGTTCTGGTTGAAGAATGTGCTATTCATGCCGAGGTCATGGAGAGCTTTGATCATGATAAGCGTCAGATGAGAGTCAGAATCAATTTGGATGCCAGCACAGTCGATGTTAATGGTGTAACCGTCTCCTTTCACCGGTTCACCCACGCACTTTCCAGTGTTCCGATCCCAGGAAAACTTCTCGATAAACGCTTGCCAAGTGTTGGGCCAATTGATGAAACGAGGGCTGAGGAGAATAGACACAAATAGCTTGCCAGCATTGGGGTCAGCTGGAGGGTTAGGCTCACCACCTGTGGGAGTAGGTGTCGCTGGCGGCTGTGAGACAAATGTAGTCGTGGCAGGCGGAGCAGAAGATGTTTCCAAGGTAGAAGTGGGATTTTCCATGCCACTGGGACGAGGGGGGGCGCGGTTATCACGGTTGCAGACAAAGGCAGTCAAGCAGACCGCATCAGCGTTGACAGTCGTGTTGATGGCTGCGCTGACAGGGCGACCACGGTAGGCATAGCAGGTAAGTTCTTGACCACCTTCCTTGGTGGTGACGGCAGACCCAGCTGGTTGACCGTCAGCGATTCTTGGGTTGATATAAGCTGTCCAGACGACACCATTAGACAGTTTGACGGTGGTTCCCTTGGGATTCCAGGGGTAGATTCCATCTGCGTAAGGAACTTCAACCTCCAGATCAGGTGGAGGGGGAAACTTGGAGACATCGTCAGGCCACTGAATATCCTGGTACCAGTTCACTTGGCGAGAAGTAGACCATCCAGGGTGGGCTTTGTTGTCGCCAATGCCACAATCGGCAAGAATCAGGTCCTCATTGGGGTGACGAATTTGGGCTTGGGCAGTTGCCAGAAGGGCACCAACGGCCGCCAACTTGACGGAGACCATGTTTTTGAATGAATGGCTTGCTTCAGGAATGTAGTCCCGGGTGTTGTTTGCAGGCTTTTAAGATTGAATGAGTGAGTTGAAGTAACAGATTGAAGGATTTGTGAGAACTGAGATGCAgatgaaggaagatgaagaggagaagagaagagaacagACGGGGAAGAGTCTTAAAAGACTAGCACTCTGTCATGGGGAAGAACTTTGACTGGgttccttcttcctcagctaCAGTCGCTTCATTCTGAGGACCTTGTTGGGACTTCTGAGGTCATTGTCTTGCGTCTTGGGCAGGAGCATCCATCACGAACAGGCAATGTGGACTGGGGAGGAAAGAACACAGATGCAGATGACGCGGACAATACTCGTTGCCTGCCTTAAGAGCTTTTATTTTGGCATGACCACATGATTTCCCACATCATGTGAAGGCTGTTGGGGTTCGATGTGTGTAGATATCTCGTAGTGGAAGGAGAGATCATCGAGGACCACAATGACCTTATTCGGGTATCTTTGTGTGTCTGAGCAGAGCTGCTTTATCCAAAGATCCGAAATCCAAGACTTAGCGTCAACATTTGTATCGGTGGAATCAGGTTCTGGCAGATGTCTCCAAGGTGATACTGCAATTTCCGACCCGGTAATTCAGAGGTTCACTATTAGACTTTGTTGAAGCACGCAGTGTGATAATGTCACAACAAGCGCAATCGATGTatgattttttttttgcttcttttttttcacGAAAGCCATCGATGGTATTTACCGTAGCATGTCTCAATATCAATTAACATCGAATCGCACAAAAGAAGTTCAGATCGACAAATGCAAAGCAAACAATTGACGATTTATTGCTTTGTTGGCAAGCTGGTTACCCTTAACTATAGCCGGATCGCGGGACAAATCAAGCCCGTCAGCAGCTCCACATAGAATTTCAGCGACGAATGTCGAAACTCTCGATGTACTCAATGTTACCAACAAAGCACCTCGCCAAGCTTGGATATCTAATCTCAATATGCGTCGCAACTTCACATCTTTCAATTGCCGCCCTAGCCTCTGTGCTCGCGCTCCCCCGCGCATCAACACCTCATATCCTCGCGTCTCGTCAACCCAAGCTTCCCGCATCGACCGCATCACATCTAAGCTTCCTCGACGTTTACAAAGATACACTAGCGGTTTACGTAACGCTCCAGTCTCGCATATTGTTTCATTCTTGATCCTTCACGAGATCACAGCAATTGTGCCCGTGCTAGGGCTGTTTGGTCTCTTTCATTACACAAATTATGTGCCAGTGGAATACGTAACGGGCCACTTTGGAAGCTATGTCGAAGATGGAGTTGGCCGCTTTGAGAGGTACTTCACACGCAAGGGGTGGTTTGGTTTCGGTCAGAACGGAGAAGGTGAGGCCTCAAATGCGGCTACAACACATCCGGACTCCAAATCCGAGGAAGCTGTGGAGCGCTGGCATCGTGGAGATGGGCGGTACAAAGTGGTAGTTGAAGTTGCTCTCGCGTACGCAATCACTAAGGCTTTACTGCCAGTTCGTATCATCGGCAGTGTATGGGCTACGCCATGGTTTGCCGGGATACTCATGAGAGCCAAAGGAATATTCACAAGCAAACCTTAAGTCACTTTGAAATCGAGCACGA from Fusarium fujikuroi IMI 58289 draft genome, chromosome FFUJ_chr04 harbors:
- a CDS encoding related to chitinase, which translates into the protein MPPLPPSANPLPRLITYYQTHHDSSGNLISPLSLITQPGIAITHVIVAAIHINDDPQKITLNDYHPSHPIFQTMWAELRVLQASGVKVMGMLGGACKGSYARLDADQETFDRYYGPVKDMIRERGLDGLDLDVEEEMTLGGIVRLIDRLRSDFGPTFIITLAPVAMSLLDFTKNLSGFDYEALEVMRGRDIAWYNTQFYCGWGDCSNPLMYDLIVRKGWPPEKIVIGLVTNPENGSGYVPMNPLNMVLTTLRGRYGSFGGIMGWEYFNSLPGGKERPWEWAREMTKLLRGHLLSAPAQATQPVQSAAVESGSKAKNEDVDPDEPGGQDAPVPKQFDYYSDGLDD
- a CDS encoding related to heterokaryon incompatibility protein (het-6OR allele) codes for the protein MRVGLRSGAQLLAQIQSFRLAAGATIIVLIVNAQYLRSILVTTSRYMHHLLSKVFFNASRAFSGFKYDDRILDQHIRLIHLSDSASGSSPSLKLHTFKLDECPPYIALSYTWGPITQNTIFDQGTILLNARSFRVLPNLHNAIKQLYISRSGQYLWVDGICINQRSLPERSAQVAIMDLIYNGAAETIIWLGLATDETARAVELVQNIAKGAESKIIEWGRVQSYGDAYIMDDSELLKRNGLPNLTENDWLTLRDIYTRPWFGRVWMLQEVALSRSPRVLIGHHETAWDSVGDTAGLINMSGALIGLFTVGSGSETAPLIYSLVHAAGLHVTRQWTQDKNSRYKEILRSIDYSVGIRQNHPKKLLLELLLSSIGFKATIPRDRVYSLLGIVNFMERAKGRPRLDVIVDYKSPENDILIDLGISFYTETKSLHLLSLAGITSRAVPTDLPTWIPSFENVHVPVLGPSYTRMLPFDAAAGKEADFTIDRSLFHLSIEIFSPHLGTIEELGESWSDVIRGKFNDTMKMLLHCGTTYIPTGQPIVEAFWRTLIMDCDLSQRPAPSYLAKSFSKWMLLLTIQALISYQQQNPSIYDQFDALEPLWTLANTRDSTNTLPKSGDIIPLLFELGLRHDPSVRVDTDSEKAAKFASWGKSSAPFEALLRVNLAARRRIARTIRGYLCLVPLQAKAGDKIMIVAGCAAPLVLRRSGPSESLFELVGDAYVHGAMFGEHITGESSWRDVHLV